In Pirellulales bacterium, one genomic interval encodes:
- a CDS encoding restriction endonuclease subunit S — DFEPVKAKAAGAGAFPSMPQAVFDELPARLVDSELDRIPEGWRAGSILEEAELISGGTPSTSELAYWEGDIPWASAKDVSQCREPFVIRTERRITARGLEESSTKLIPAWSSVVVARGATTGRMSMFGDEIAMNQTCYALRSRNGADATLYCQLREVIDSFVHAAHGSVFDTITTGTFRSSRVLLPTTALLIALEGKVRPLFELTLSQIRESSKLAEFRDYLLPKLLSGAVRVRTAERAVSEAV; from the coding sequence GACTTCGAGCCAGTCAAGGCCAAGGCCGCCGGCGCCGGCGCTTTCCCCTCCATGCCCCAAGCCGTCTTCGACGAGCTTCCCGCCCGCTTGGTCGATTCCGAACTCGACCGGATCCCGGAAGGATGGCGGGCCGGTTCGATATTGGAAGAGGCTGAACTGATTAGTGGAGGAACGCCGTCGACTTCGGAACTGGCGTATTGGGAGGGAGACATCCCGTGGGCGAGTGCAAAGGACGTGTCCCAGTGCCGCGAACCGTTCGTGATCAGGACGGAGCGGCGCATTACGGCTCGCGGGCTGGAAGAGAGTTCTACCAAGCTTATTCCGGCTTGGAGTTCTGTCGTGGTTGCACGAGGGGCTACTACTGGCCGGATGTCGATGTTTGGCGATGAGATCGCAATGAATCAAACGTGCTACGCGCTTCGGTCTCGCAATGGAGCCGACGCGACATTGTATTGCCAACTGCGAGAGGTAATTGACAGCTTCGTGCATGCCGCACACGGGTCAGTCTTCGATACGATCACAACCGGCACGTTCCGATCGTCTCGCGTCTTGCTGCCGACAACAGCACTTCTTATCGCCCTCGAAGGGAAAGTTCGGCCATTATTCGAACTTACCTTGTCGCAGATTCGCGAGTCGTCGAAACTCGCAGAGTTTCGGGATTACCTGCTGCCGAAACTCCTTTCCGGCGCGGTCCGGGTGCGCACGGCGGAGCGGGCTGTGTCGGAGGCGGTCTAG